Proteins encoded together in one Kitasatospora albolonga window:
- a CDS encoding sodium:proton antiporter translates to MSANSASAAPEAEQPSTGSGPASRIPKVPFWAQIVAGLVLGALLGWIARSHDVSWLITTLDKIGSIFVQLLKLAVAPLVFFAILVSITNLRKVNNAARLATRTLLWFMITSLIAVAIGLLIGLVTNPGAGTGLTPKDGELPQRTGSWIDFLTGIIPSNVITPFTELNVLQIVFMAAVAGIAALKLGDKAQPILTLSQSILELLQKALWWVIRLAPLGTVGLIGYAIATYGWDLISKYATFTADVYIGCLLVMFGVYPLLLATVAKVSPLQFFKGAWPAIQLAFVSRSSVGTMPVTQRVTERLGVPKEYTSFAVPFGATTKMDGCAAIYPALAAIFIAQIFDVQLGIGDYILIAFVSVIGSAATAGLTGATVMLTLTLSTLGLPLEGVGLLMAIDPILDMIRTAANVTGQALVPVLVAAREKILDHDKYNSASSSSIDTFGPSDDADRDGVHDAEPKAAVPATA, encoded by the coding sequence GTGTCCGCGAACTCCGCGTCCGCAGCCCCCGAGGCCGAGCAGCCGTCCACCGGCTCCGGCCCCGCTTCACGTATACCCAAGGTCCCGTTCTGGGCCCAGATCGTCGCCGGTCTGGTCCTCGGTGCCCTGCTCGGCTGGATCGCCCGCAGCCACGACGTCTCCTGGCTGATCACCACGCTCGACAAGATCGGCTCGATCTTCGTCCAGCTGCTGAAGCTGGCCGTCGCCCCGCTGGTCTTCTTCGCGATCCTGGTGTCGATCACCAACCTCCGCAAGGTCAACAACGCCGCCCGGCTGGCGACCCGCACCCTGCTCTGGTTCATGATCACCTCGCTGATCGCCGTCGCCATCGGCCTCCTCATCGGCCTGGTGACCAACCCCGGCGCGGGCACCGGCCTGACCCCCAAGGACGGCGAGCTCCCGCAGCGCACCGGCAGCTGGATCGACTTCCTCACCGGCATCATCCCGAGCAACGTGATCACGCCGTTCACCGAGCTCAACGTGCTCCAGATCGTCTTCATGGCGGCCGTCGCCGGTATCGCGGCCCTCAAGCTCGGCGACAAGGCCCAGCCGATCCTCACGCTCAGCCAGTCGATCCTGGAGCTGCTCCAGAAGGCCCTGTGGTGGGTCATCCGCCTCGCCCCGCTCGGCACCGTCGGCCTCATCGGCTACGCCATCGCCACCTACGGCTGGGACCTGATCAGCAAGTACGCGACGTTCACCGCCGACGTCTACATCGGCTGCCTCCTGGTGATGTTCGGCGTCTACCCGCTGCTCCTGGCCACCGTCGCCAAGGTCAGCCCGCTCCAGTTCTTCAAGGGCGCCTGGCCCGCGATCCAGCTCGCCTTCGTCTCCCGCTCCTCGGTCGGCACCATGCCGGTCACCCAGCGGGTCACCGAGCGCCTCGGCGTTCCGAAGGAGTACACCTCCTTCGCCGTCCCGTTCGGGGCGACCACGAAGATGGACGGCTGCGCCGCGATCTACCCGGCACTGGCGGCGATCTTCATCGCGCAGATCTTCGACGTCCAGCTGGGCATCGGTGACTACATCCTCATCGCCTTCGTCTCGGTGATCGGCTCGGCGGCCACCGCCGGTCTCACCGGCGCGACGGTCATGCTGACCCTGACCCTCTCCACGCTGGGCCTCCCGCTGGAGGGCGTCGGCCTGCTGATGGCCATCGACCCGATCCTGGACATGATCCGCACCGCCGCCAACGTGACCGGCCAGGCGCTGGTCCCGGTCCTCGTCGCGGCCCGCGAGAAGATCCTCGACCACGACAAGTACAACTCGGCCTCGTCCTCCTCGATCGACACGTTCGGCCCGTCCGACGACGCCGACCGGGACGGAGTCCACGACGCGGAACCCAAGGCGGCGGTCCCCGCCACCGCCTAG
- a CDS encoding alpha/beta hydrolase, whose amino-acid sequence MAGLTTSPAEPAAYPSPAGLAAPSPAAPTHPASAHPASTSTPASATLALPRPTGPHAVGRDTLFLTDRGRPDPWVPSAGARQLLVSLHYPARPGSGGAPAPYLTTEEARLMLAQRGLEGVVPPAAVAATRAHARTDARPVRGRFPLVVLSPGFGTPRATLTGLAEDLASRGYVVASLDHPYESTGTQLPDGRLLTCAACERVDAQPDMAARNRVLAAVSTGRAADVSFLLDRLTGPRPSWRYAGTIDPLRVGMAGHSIGGNAAASTMAADRRVDAGINMDGTFFAPVPARGLGGRPFLMLGTDAGHRPGGEDGSWDTGWARLDGWKRWLTVRDSGHFTFTDTPVIGEQLGLEDPDVPLSGERSAAITRAYAAAFFDRHLRGRTAPPRLLDGPSPLHPEVVFHQPRPRP is encoded by the coding sequence CTGGCAGGGCTCACCACCTCCCCAGCAGAACCCGCGGCCTACCCCTCCCCGGCAGGGCTCGCCGCCCCCTCCCCGGCAGCCCCCACCCACCCCGCATCCGCCCACCCCGCATCCACATCCACCCCCGCCTCGGCCACCCTCGCGCTCCCCCGCCCCACCGGCCCGCACGCCGTCGGGCGCGACACCCTGTTCCTGACCGACCGCGGGCGGCCCGATCCGTGGGTGCCCTCGGCGGGGGCGCGGCAGTTGCTGGTGTCGTTGCACTACCCGGCCCGCCCCGGCAGCGGCGGCGCCCCGGCCCCGTACCTGACGACCGAGGAGGCGCGGCTGATGCTCGCGCAGCGCGGGCTGGAGGGCGTCGTGCCGCCCGCCGCCGTCGCCGCCACCCGGGCCCATGCCCGTACGGACGCCCGGCCGGTCCGGGGGCGGTTCCCGCTGGTGGTGCTCTCCCCCGGGTTCGGCACGCCCCGGGCCACCCTCACCGGGCTCGCGGAGGACCTGGCGAGCCGGGGTTACGTGGTGGCGAGCCTGGACCATCCGTACGAGTCGACCGGTACGCAGCTGCCCGACGGGCGGCTCCTCACCTGCGCCGCCTGCGAACGCGTGGACGCCCAGCCCGACATGGCGGCCCGGAACAGGGTCCTGGCGGCCGTCTCCACCGGGCGGGCCGCCGACGTCTCCTTCCTGCTGGACCGGCTGACCGGGCCGCGCCCCTCCTGGCGGTACGCCGGGACGATCGACCCGCTCCGGGTGGGCATGGCGGGCCACTCCATCGGCGGCAACGCGGCCGCGTCCACGATGGCCGCCGACCGCCGGGTGGACGCCGGGATCAATATGGACGGCACGTTCTTCGCCCCGGTCCCCGCCCGGGGGCTCGGCGGGCGGCCGTTCCTGATGCTGGGGACCGACGCCGGGCACCGCCCCGGCGGTGAGGACGGGTCCTGGGACACGGGCTGGGCCCGGCTGGACGGCTGGAAGCGCTGGCTGACCGTGCGGGACTCCGGGCACTTCACGTTCACCGACACCCCGGTAATCGGCGAGCAGCTGGGCCTGGAGGACCCGGACGTCCCGCTCTCCGGCGAGCGCTCGGCCGCGATCACCCGTGCCTACGCGGCGGCCTTCTTCGACCGGCACCTGCGCGGCCGTACGGCCCCGCCCCGGCTGCTGGACGGCCCCTCCCCGCTCCACCCGGAGGTGGTCTTCCACCAGCCCCGCCCCCGGCCCTGA
- a CDS encoding AMP-dependent synthetase, with the protein MTTAPHRSPAPPVRIGGPGTLPALLAHRAGAEPERAALICGPHTLTFGAWYGRAMALAAGLLARGLEPGARIVLRYGSGDWTAYAVAYCGVLRAGLVAVPLSDRQAPAVAAHVLADSGASGVLHPAGGAPLPPGVLPDGVWAATEEEVEAEGAARTAVPRAPDPTATAQILYTSGTTGTPKGVTATHANLAHGCTLDERRRPLRHSRHFLHAFPVGTNAGQTMLVNALDSAATAVAAPQFTPGRFARLVEEYAVGSVFLVPSMAIELLNSGSARRYATDSVRLVGSTAAALPQPVALGLARAFDRAQIVNYYTSTEAAPAQVTLLFDPDRPDSPGRPASLSDLRITTADGTPLPPGEAGEVWLRSPAAPRAYLGPAGEAADAGGGVFQGRWVRMGDLGMLDEEGYLHLLDRERDVVKSGAYKVSTLQVEDALHAHPQVVDAAAFGIPHPVLGSVVAAAVVVRGELTVPALRTFLLDRLAAHELPARLLFRPTLPRNEGGKILKRELRLLLDDEAPR; encoded by the coding sequence ATGACCACCGCCCCCCACCGCTCCCCGGCGCCCCCCGTCCGTATCGGCGGGCCCGGCACCCTGCCCGCCCTGCTCGCCCACCGCGCGGGCGCCGAACCGGAGCGTGCCGCGCTGATCTGCGGGCCGCACACGCTGACCTTCGGCGCCTGGTACGGACGGGCCATGGCCCTGGCCGCCGGGCTGCTGGCCCGGGGGCTGGAGCCGGGGGCGCGGATCGTGCTCCGGTACGGCAGCGGGGACTGGACCGCGTACGCCGTCGCGTACTGCGGTGTCCTGCGCGCCGGGCTGGTGGCTGTACCGCTCTCGGACCGGCAGGCCCCCGCCGTCGCCGCCCATGTCCTCGCCGACAGCGGGGCGTCGGGCGTCCTCCACCCGGCCGGCGGCGCACCGCTGCCGCCCGGAGTACTGCCGGACGGGGTGTGGGCGGCCACGGAGGAGGAGGTCGAGGCGGAGGGCGCGGCCCGTACGGCGGTGCCGCGCGCCCCGGACCCCACCGCCACCGCCCAGATCCTCTACACCTCCGGCACCACCGGCACCCCCAAGGGCGTCACCGCCACCCACGCCAACCTGGCGCACGGCTGCACGCTCGACGAGCGCCGCCGCCCGCTGCGCCACTCCCGCCACTTCCTGCATGCCTTCCCCGTCGGCACCAACGCCGGGCAGACCATGCTGGTCAACGCGCTCGACTCGGCCGCCACCGCCGTGGCCGCACCGCAGTTCACCCCGGGACGGTTCGCCCGGCTCGTCGAGGAGTACGCGGTCGGCAGCGTCTTCCTCGTCCCGTCCATGGCCATCGAGCTGCTGAACTCCGGCTCCGCCCGCCGGTACGCCACCGACAGCGTCCGGCTCGTCGGCTCGACCGCCGCCGCCCTGCCGCAGCCGGTCGCGCTCGGCCTGGCCCGCGCCTTCGACCGCGCCCAGATCGTCAACTACTACACCTCCACCGAGGCCGCCCCCGCCCAGGTCACCCTGCTCTTCGACCCCGACCGCCCCGACTCCCCGGGCCGCCCCGCCTCCCTGAGCGACCTGCGCATCACCACCGCCGACGGCACCCCGCTGCCGCCCGGCGAGGCCGGAGAGGTCTGGCTCCGCTCCCCGGCCGCCCCGCGCGCCTACCTCGGCCCGGCCGGGGAGGCGGCGGACGCCGGTGGCGGGGTTTTCCAGGGCCGGTGGGTGCGGATGGGGGACCTCGGGATGCTGGACGAGGAGGGGTATCTGCACCTGCTCGACCGGGAGCGGGACGTGGTCAAGTCCGGTGCGTACAAGGTCTCCACGCTTCAGGTGGAGGACGCGCTGCACGCCCATCCCCAGGTGGTGGACGCCGCCGCGTTCGGCATCCCGCACCCTGTGCTGGGGTCGGTCGTCGCCGCCGCGGTCGTGGTGCGCGGCGAGCTGACCGTACCCGCGCTGCGGACCTTCCTGCTCGACCGGCTGGCCGCCCACGAACTCCCCGCCCGCCTGCTGTTCCGCCCCACCCTGCCGCGCAACGAGGGCGGCAAGATCCTCAAGCGCGAGCTGCGCCTGCTCCTGGACGACGAGGCCCCGCGATGA
- a CDS encoding non-ribosomal peptide synthetase: MTTPLPSRPSLPLTPAQHGMWVTEQVLTPGAAHHLALTVRFTTPPGPEVLDARCARVLARQPVLCSRIDPDGPALAPATGPAPVLRRLFCAPDEVDALLAEESTRPFDLTGGPLVRFALVTAGDGPQVLHVVVHHLVFDGTSKDVLLALLLGVDTHPGPATTPVGTAEPDAQEVSRAREFWAERWHDPAAPLLPGLSASVRDTTAPAPGAAHPFTLGPALDARLTDTAEALGTTRFELLVALWHTLLFRYGNQAPATALELSTRLPGGPERIGLYVNELPLFSHPDPDRPFADFAREVRSELRAVYGHRSVPLGRAVGGLTPRTAIAPLSVSYRRRTGWEEERAPGTYTDWIGFTHTVRNLAHLQLVDGPGGLAGSFQYRDDAFEPGAPARIIGHFRTLLDAVLTAPGATETPLAALPLLAADELEAALRTGNDLPAACPGDATVVSMFADRVAADPDAVAVVTAEGAELSYGELDAHVRVFADRLAAAGLGAGDLVGVQVTRSVGELVSVLGVLTAGAAHVPLDPGYPAERLEFVRSDAGLAALVVEGPAPEGLPAGLTVLAPDAGEGPVPGGSRASGPAAGDPAYVIYTSGSTGRPKGVEIPHRALANLLATMADHIGADPGDRWLGLTSLSFDISTVELLLPLTTGARVVLVPEEQQRDGSALVKLIDTHEVTHVQATPSSWRLMLAAGLHHPGLVAIAGGEALPGPLADELGAACGRLVNVYGPTETTVWSTLAHLTTGTPVTIGRPLAATRAYVLDEHGTPVPDFIPGELHLGGTGVAHGYRGRPGLTAQRFVPDPWGPPGSRLYRTGDLVRRLPDGRLEFAGRLDSQVKLRGHRIELGEIEARLVGHDRVSQAVVVLDGGDGEGAGEDGARLVAYVVGAGSPPAQAPAAEELREHLARVLPAAMVPAVWVPLPELPLTPNGKVDRARLPEPPRVRPEAPGAYAGPGATAEDGVDAVVREIWQEVLRLDDIGPDEDLFDLGGHSLTITAIAARIRKRLGVEVPLDVFFDTPTLAGVSDAVNGLQQTASSAASSTEEREERR, translated from the coding sequence ATGACCACACCCCTTCCCTCCCGCCCCTCCCTCCCGCTCACCCCGGCCCAGCACGGCATGTGGGTCACCGAACAGGTCCTCACCCCCGGTGCCGCCCACCACCTCGCGCTCACCGTCCGGTTCACCACCCCGCCCGGACCGGAGGTGCTCGACGCCCGGTGCGCCCGCGTCCTCGCCCGGCAGCCGGTGCTCTGCTCCCGGATCGACCCGGACGGGCCCGCGCTCGCCCCGGCGACCGGCCCCGCCCCCGTACTGCGCAGGCTGTTCTGCGCCCCGGACGAGGTGGACGCCCTGCTCGCGGAGGAGAGCACCCGGCCGTTCGACCTGACCGGCGGCCCGCTCGTACGGTTCGCGCTGGTGACGGCCGGGGACGGGCCCCAGGTGCTGCATGTCGTCGTCCACCACCTGGTCTTCGACGGCACCTCGAAGGACGTGCTGCTCGCGCTGCTCCTCGGCGTCGACACCCACCCCGGGCCCGCGACCACGCCGGTCGGCACCGCCGAGCCGGACGCCCAAGAAGTTTCCCGGGCACGGGAGTTCTGGGCGGAGCGCTGGCACGACCCGGCGGCCCCCCTCCTCCCGGGCCTGTCCGCCTCCGTACGGGACACCACCGCCCCCGCGCCCGGCGCCGCCCACCCCTTCACCCTCGGGCCCGCGCTGGACGCCCGCCTCACCGACACCGCCGAGGCCCTCGGCACCACCCGGTTCGAGCTCCTCGTCGCCCTCTGGCACACGCTCCTCTTCCGTTACGGCAACCAGGCGCCCGCCACCGCCCTCGAACTGTCGACCCGGCTCCCCGGCGGCCCCGAACGCATCGGGCTGTACGTCAACGAGCTGCCGCTCTTCAGCCACCCGGACCCGGACCGCCCCTTCGCGGACTTCGCCCGGGAGGTCCGTTCCGAGCTCCGGGCGGTCTACGGCCACCGGTCCGTCCCGCTCGGCCGGGCGGTCGGCGGCCTCACCCCCCGTACGGCCATCGCCCCGCTCTCGGTCAGCTACCGCCGCCGCACCGGGTGGGAGGAGGAGCGGGCGCCGGGCACGTACACCGACTGGATCGGCTTCACCCACACCGTACGCAACCTGGCCCACCTCCAACTGGTGGACGGGCCGGGCGGGTTGGCGGGCTCGTTCCAGTACCGCGACGATGCCTTCGAGCCCGGTGCGCCCGCCCGGATCATCGGCCACTTCCGTACGCTGCTCGACGCCGTACTGACCGCGCCGGGAGCCACCGAGACCCCGCTCGCCGCTCTGCCGCTGCTGGCGGCCGACGAGCTGGAAGCGGCCCTGCGTACGGGCAACGACCTGCCGGCCGCCTGCCCGGGCGATGCCACGGTGGTGTCGATGTTCGCGGACCGGGTGGCGGCGGACCCGGACGCCGTGGCGGTGGTGACGGCGGAGGGCGCGGAGCTGTCGTACGGCGAACTCGACGCTCACGTCCGGGTGTTCGCGGACCGGCTGGCCGCCGCCGGGCTCGGTGCCGGGGACCTGGTGGGCGTGCAGGTCACCCGGTCCGTGGGCGAACTGGTCTCCGTACTGGGCGTGCTGACGGCCGGGGCGGCCCATGTGCCCCTGGACCCCGGCTATCCGGCCGAGCGGCTGGAGTTCGTACGGTCGGACGCGGGCCTCGCGGCGCTCGTGGTGGAGGGCCCGGCGCCGGAGGGTCTTCCGGCGGGCCTGACCGTCCTGGCCCCCGACGCGGGGGAGGGGCCGGTGCCGGGAGGTTCCCGCGCCTCCGGTCCGGCCGCCGGGGACCCCGCGTACGTCATCTACACCTCGGGCTCCACCGGGCGCCCCAAGGGCGTGGAGATCCCGCACCGCGCGCTGGCCAACCTGCTGGCGACCATGGCGGACCACATCGGGGCGGACCCCGGGGACCGGTGGCTCGGGCTCACCTCGCTCTCCTTCGACATCTCCACGGTGGAGCTGCTGCTGCCCCTGACGACCGGGGCGCGCGTCGTTCTCGTACCGGAGGAGCAGCAGCGCGACGGCTCCGCCCTGGTCAAGCTGATCGACACCCACGAAGTCACCCATGTCCAGGCCACGCCGAGCAGTTGGCGGCTGATGCTGGCCGCCGGGCTCCACCACCCGGGGCTGGTGGCCATCGCGGGCGGCGAGGCGCTGCCGGGGCCGCTGGCGGACGAACTCGGCGCAGCCTGCGGACGGTTGGTCAACGTCTACGGCCCCACCGAGACCACCGTGTGGTCCACCCTGGCCCACCTCACCACCGGCACCCCCGTCACGATCGGCCGCCCGCTGGCCGCGACCCGGGCGTACGTCCTCGACGAACACGGCACGCCCGTACCCGACTTCATCCCCGGCGAACTCCACCTCGGCGGTACGGGCGTGGCCCACGGCTACCGGGGGCGCCCCGGGCTCACCGCCCAGCGCTTCGTCCCCGACCCCTGGGGCCCGCCCGGCTCCCGGCTCTACCGGACCGGCGACCTCGTGCGCCGACTCCCGGACGGACGGCTGGAGTTCGCGGGCCGTCTCGACAGCCAGGTGAAGCTGCGCGGCCACCGGATCGAGCTGGGGGAGATCGAGGCCCGGCTCGTCGGGCACGACCGGGTGTCCCAGGCGGTCGTGGTCCTGGACGGCGGGGACGGCGAAGGTGCGGGCGAGGACGGCGCCCGGCTGGTGGCGTACGTCGTCGGGGCGGGGTCGCCCCCGGCCCAGGCCCCGGCCGCCGAGGAGCTGCGCGAGCACCTCGCCCGCGTCCTGCCCGCCGCGATGGTACCGGCGGTCTGGGTCCCGCTGCCCGAGCTGCCCCTGACCCCCAACGGCAAGGTCGACCGGGCGCGGCTGCCCGAGCCGCCGAGGGTCCGGCCGGAGGCCCCCGGGGCCTACGCGGGCCCCGGGGCCACGGCGGAGGACGGGGTCGACGCCGTGGTGCGGGAGATCTGGCAGGAGGTGCTGCGGCTGGACGACATCGGCCCCGACGAGGACCTGTTCGACCTCGGCGGCCACTCGTTGACGATCACCGCCATCGCGGCCCGTATCCGGAAACGGCTCGGCGTCGAGGTCCCGCTCGACGTCTTCTTCGACACCCCCACGCTCGCCGGTGTGTCGGACGCGGTGAACGGACTCCAGCAGACAGCAAGCAGTGCGGCAAGCAGTACGGAAGAGAGAGAAGAGCGGCGATGA
- a CDS encoding non-ribosomal peptide synthetase: MFDTAGGTGTRTGGTTAEGRAGLGGLRLSHGQERLWFLHRLDPEDASYNIPLVLRLTGELSEAALYAAFDGVVARHEALRTRFPDVDGRPVAVVDPPGPVAVESLDLRGRAGSAERLLAERTNGAFDLADGPLLRITLLRTAADEHLLCLVLHHIVADGWSLNLLRTELATRYAAHQAGRPVELPEVLPYTAYAERERAAERGPEAEAALAHWRERLADVPVLDLRPIVTEPGEGGATETAGSGAFHTRRIAGAGAAVDVLAKERRCTPFMVLLAAYQVLLHRWTRQEDFCVGVPAAGRGEPELEEVIGYFSTTLVLRAELAGEPAFGELLRRVRRSVLSGFAHDRVPFERLIDALGIERRLGSSPLFQTLLTVHTQDEPGGGEQQFADLRCAEADGGHAASKFELMLDLRREGDDLVAVFGYRTDLFDAAWAARLARHFETLLRAALDAPDTPVTELELLAPAERDELLALGTGAPQLPGQDATLPVALGRAAERYAERTAVRGPEGELTYRELWEAAGALAVRLRAAGVRGGDTVGVCLPRGTAAITALLAAWRAGAAYLPLDLDHPRPRLEFMIADTAVRVVVADPAAGGTAWLAESVAVVSPYGPANRASLCDPAWQAEPGDPAYVIHTSGSTGTPKGVVVPHRALAARITWMRADYGITAADEVLQFASLSFDTHAEEVFPALTAGATLTVAGPGATLPDHLAAGRGDGLTVLDLPTPYWHQLADDLSAVAWPPGLRLLILGADQVQPTAVAAWRARFGDTVRLVNSYGPTETTIIATTAELGRADAVRRPPIGSPVGSTTLTVCDPAGRLMPYGAPGELLVGGAGVTLGYGGRPGTTARAFVPDPFGPPGARRYRTGDLVRWRPDGRLEFLGRIDDQVKVRGFRVEPGEVEAALLALEGVGRAVVTVRDEALVAYVVAASAAAGETGRELSPAGLRAALAARLPAHLVPNSVVVLDTFPLTPNGKLDRRALPAPDQRPDLRAEYVAPRTDAEELVAEVWAEVLGLDRVGALDDFFDLGGHSLLATRVVARIRAAAELTVPLRTLFVHRTAEAFALAVEDLLLAEIEALTDEDAGRLLATERAPQRNGTTTA, from the coding sequence ATGTTCGACACAGCCGGCGGGACCGGAACGCGGACGGGCGGGACCACTGCCGAAGGCCGGGCGGGGCTCGGGGGCCTCCGGCTGAGCCACGGGCAGGAGCGCCTCTGGTTCCTGCACCGGCTCGATCCCGAGGACGCCTCGTACAACATTCCGCTGGTGCTCCGGCTGACCGGGGAGCTCTCCGAGGCCGCGCTGTACGCCGCGTTCGACGGGGTCGTCGCCCGGCACGAGGCCCTGCGCACCCGGTTCCCGGACGTGGACGGGCGGCCGGTCGCCGTCGTGGACCCGCCCGGCCCGGTGGCGGTGGAGAGCCTCGACCTCCGGGGCCGGGCGGGGAGCGCCGAACGGTTGCTGGCCGAGCGGACCAACGGCGCCTTCGACCTCGCCGACGGCCCGCTCCTGCGGATCACGCTGCTGCGGACCGCCGCCGACGAGCACCTGCTCTGCCTGGTCCTCCACCACATCGTCGCCGACGGCTGGTCGCTGAACCTGCTCCGCACCGAACTCGCCACCCGGTACGCCGCCCACCAGGCCGGCCGCCCCGTCGAGCTGCCCGAGGTCCTGCCGTACACGGCGTACGCGGAACGGGAGCGGGCGGCCGAGCGGGGCCCGGAGGCCGAAGCGGCCCTCGCCCACTGGCGGGAGCGGCTCGCGGACGTACCCGTGCTCGATCTCCGGCCCATCGTGACGGAGCCGGGGGAGGGCGGTGCGACGGAGACGGCCGGCAGCGGGGCGTTCCACACCCGGCGGATCGCGGGCGCCGGGGCCGCCGTGGACGTGCTGGCCAAGGAGCGGCGGTGCACGCCCTTCATGGTGCTGCTCGCCGCCTACCAGGTGCTGCTGCACCGCTGGACCCGCCAGGAGGACTTCTGTGTCGGCGTACCGGCGGCGGGCCGGGGCGAACCCGAACTGGAGGAGGTGATCGGCTACTTCTCCACCACGCTCGTGCTCCGCGCCGAACTGGCCGGAGAACCCGCCTTCGGTGAACTCCTGCGCCGGGTACGCCGGTCGGTCCTGTCCGGCTTCGCCCACGACCGGGTGCCCTTCGAGCGGCTCATCGACGCCCTCGGCATCGAGCGCAGGCTCGGTTCCAGCCCGCTGTTCCAGACCCTGCTGACCGTGCACACCCAGGACGAACCGGGCGGCGGGGAGCAGCAGTTCGCCGATCTGCGGTGCGCCGAAGCGGACGGCGGCCACGCGGCCAGCAAGTTCGAGCTGATGCTCGACCTGCGCCGCGAGGGCGACGACCTGGTCGCCGTGTTCGGCTACCGCACCGACCTCTTCGACGCCGCCTGGGCCGCCCGGCTCGCCCGCCACTTCGAGACGCTGCTGCGCGCCGCGCTCGATGCCCCGGACACCCCCGTCACCGAGCTGGAGCTGCTGGCCCCGGCCGAGCGCGACGAGCTGCTGGCCCTGGGCACCGGCGCCCCGCAACTGCCGGGTCAGGACGCGACGTTGCCGGTCGCCCTGGGCCGTGCGGCGGAGCGGTACGCGGAGCGTACGGCGGTGCGCGGCCCCGAGGGGGAGCTGACCTACCGGGAGCTGTGGGAAGCGGCCGGGGCGCTCGCCGTACGGCTGCGGGCGGCCGGGGTGCGCGGCGGTGACACCGTCGGGGTCTGCCTGCCGCGCGGTACGGCGGCGATCACGGCCCTGCTGGCCGCCTGGCGGGCCGGGGCCGCCTATCTGCCGCTCGACCTCGACCACCCGCGCCCGCGCCTGGAGTTCATGATCGCGGACACGGCCGTACGCGTGGTGGTCGCCGATCCCGCCGCCGGGGGGACCGCGTGGCTCGCGGAGAGCGTCGCGGTGGTGTCCCCGTACGGCCCCGCGAACCGTGCTTCCCTCTGTGACCCCGCCTGGCAGGCCGAACCCGGCGACCCCGCGTACGTCATCCACACCTCCGGCTCGACCGGCACGCCCAAGGGCGTCGTCGTCCCGCACCGGGCCCTGGCCGCCCGGATCACCTGGATGCGCGCGGACTACGGGATCACGGCGGCGGACGAGGTGCTCCAGTTCGCCTCGCTGAGCTTCGATACCCACGCCGAGGAGGTCTTCCCCGCGCTCACGGCGGGGGCCACGCTCACCGTCGCCGGGCCCGGCGCCACCCTGCCCGACCACCTCGCGGCCGGACGCGGCGACGGGCTGACCGTCCTGGACCTGCCCACCCCGTACTGGCACCAGCTCGCCGACGATCTCTCCGCCGTCGCCTGGCCGCCCGGTCTGCGGCTGCTGATCCTCGGCGCCGACCAGGTCCAGCCCACCGCCGTCGCCGCCTGGCGGGCCCGCTTCGGGGACACCGTACGGCTGGTCAACTCCTACGGCCCCACCGAGACCACCATCATCGCCACCACCGCCGAGCTGGGCCGCGCCGACGCCGTGCGCCGCCCGCCCATCGGCAGCCCGGTCGGCTCCACCACGCTCACCGTCTGCGACCCGGCGGGGCGGCTCATGCCGTACGGGGCACCCGGCGAACTCCTCGTCGGCGGGGCGGGCGTGACCCTCGGCTACGGGGGCCGCCCCGGCACCACCGCGCGGGCCTTCGTCCCCGACCCGTTCGGCCCGCCGGGCGCCCGCCGCTACCGCACCGGGGACCTGGTGCGCTGGCGGCCGGACGGGCGGCTGGAGTTCCTCGGCCGCATCGACGACCAGGTGAAGGTACGCGGCTTCCGGGTCGAACCCGGTGAGGTGGAGGCGGCCCTGCTGGCCCTGGAGGGGGTCGGCCGGGCGGTGGTGACCGTACGGGACGAGGCGCTGGTCGCGTACGTGGTGGCGGCTTCGGCCGCCGCCGGGGAGACGGGGCGCGAGCTGTCACCGGCCGGTCTGCGGGCGGCTCTCGCGGCGCGGCTCCCGGCCCACCTGGTCCCCAACTCCGTGGTGGTCCTGGACACCTTCCCCCTCACCCCGAACGGCAAGCTCGACCGCCGCGCCCTGCCCGCCCCCGACCAGCGGCCCGACCTCCGCGCGGAGTACGTGGCCCCGCGCACCGACGCCGAGGAGCTGGTGGCGGAGGTGTGGGCCGAGGTGCTGGGGCTGGACCGGGTCGGCGCGCTGGACGACTTCTTCGACCTCGGCGGCCACTCGCTCCTCGCCACCCGGGTCGTCGCCCGGATCAGGGCGGCGGCCGAGCTGACCGTCCCCCTGCGCACGCTGTTCGTCCACCGCACCGCCGAGGCGTTCGCGCTCGCGGTCGAGGACCTGCTGCTGGCCGAGATCGAAGCCCTGACCGACGAGGACGCCGGGCGCCTGCTCGCCACCGAGCGCGCACCGCAGAGAAACGGAACGACGACGGCATGA